A window of Thermoproteus sp. genomic DNA:
GAAGAGTCGGCCCTGCCTATGCCTATCTTAAAGTCTCTACAACTCTTCGACTGCAATCCATCTAGTGCCTTTTGGAGCGCAGAGATATCTTTTTCATCCCAACGTAGAGGCCCATCGAACTTATTCTGGGCATCTATCAGAATATAGCCTCTACGGTCTATCCTCTCTGCTACATATAACGGGATGTCATCCGATGCCGAATGGACTCTCGACACTATGGCGAGCGGAGGGCCTACGCCTAGAGAGAACGTAGTCACCCTAATGTCGTCTACCTCTAACCTCTCAGGCTCGACCCCGCCCACAAGCCCCTCAGGCCGTATAGTCGAAGCGGCCCTAAACACCTCGTTGACAATCCTCTCCACATCTTCGGAGGATACGGGGTCCCTCTCGTGGCCTCCAACTCCATGCATGAACACTACGTCGTAGCCGCTTCTAAGCCCTCTAGCCACTAGCTTCTCTATTAGGGAGCCCCCACCTATATTCCTAAAAGGCCCTGGATGGAAATCCGACACTACGAACAAATGACGCGAGCTACCTTCAATTAGGTATAGATGTAACTTCCCGCGGTCCTTAACGCCTAACGGCTTAAAGGCGTGGTCGAACATGCCCTCGGCCGACACCGATGAGTAGATAAATGCGTTAAACATACAAAGCGCGTTGCCGCCTTTAACTCTCGCTGAGAGGTATCTCTTCAAGAGGGGCATAGAAACGGCGTATATAGACGCCACAATGGCCAGGGCATAATCATGTATATATAAATAAAATAATATAGTAAATCCAATTGGAAGTAAATATATCCTACTATTACAACGTAGAGACATTGCCATAGATGATGCTATAACCGACGATATAATTACATAATGTAACGGAGGCCTATTGAGCAACAAGTCAAACAATGCGGCGAGCCCTAGAGAAAAAGAGACCACTTGAAATATGCCCAACTTAGTCCATAACTTCCACCCAACGGCCATGAAGAACGAATAGAAAGCAATAAAGGCAATGATATAAATAGCTCCTCTTTTTAAGAATATATCTAATAAAATAATTAGAAATAGGACATACGATAAGATTTTAGGGAAGTCACTAAAAATGTTGTTATATGCCTCCTCAAAAGTCCTCTTCATAGGCTCTCTATATAGGACCGTAGCGCCATCGCTTGTGAGTGGATCGATATATATCTCAGAAATGTGTTGTATTTAGGCATCCTGTAGATATATAGCACCTCATTAAGCATATCTAGGGCCATATATCCGGCCGGCGCTATTTCTATCTCGCCTATCCTGTTAGCTATATGCCTATGAGTCTTTGCGTCCACGAAGGGGTGGAGAAGGACGGCGTAGTCGAGCCCATATTTGAGGTAGTCGCCTATCGCTGAGAACCCCATATGTACTGTCCTATTTATATCAACATACCGTATTTCTACTATATATTTATTATTAAGTTTTATTAGTATATCTATTTGAGTATTATATTTGTTTACTAATTGTGGTATATATGAAATCTTATTTAAAACCTTTTCTATTCCGCCCCAGAGGAAGTAGCCAGCGGCCCTGAGGTACTCCGAAAATGCCTCGACTGTATCTCCCCCGCCTATCCCAGCCACGCTCACCACATAGGGCCTCTTTACGGTCTGCACCTCCTCCTCTTCGACCGGCAGATATTCGACCACCTGCTCGCTTAGGGCCGTGTGAGGTATGTAGATAAACCCACCTACATCTTCGGCAACGCCAACTTTGACCAGCCCATAAAGAGCCGCACAGAGCCCAACCGCCGCCGTACATTCAACCAACAAGCTACCCGAGAGGAAGCCGAAGCCCCTTACATTGGCCTTGTTGTTCCTTAAGTCGCTGAGCGCCTTCATGGACTCCCGCGGCGCCTCTGCTATCCTCTTAACTATGGAGTCCAGCGGGTAGAGTCGTTCTGCCCTCTCGGCCTCAGCCTTGTGGTCGGCAGGAGTACATGAGAGCTCTCTGGCGCAGAGCAGATCCACGGCAACATGGGGCATATAATAAATTTTCAGTCAATCGAGCGGTCTTCACGAATCTAGCCGGGGATAATTCATCACAGGTACTTCAACAAGCCTCCCTGCGACCTCCCTAAAAACTTAGCGAGGTCTCCCTCCAAGACGTCCCTAAGGCCTGGATTGTAAAGCGCGGCGGCAGGGTGATAGGTTACGCAGACCGCCGTCTCTACATCAGCTATCTTTACGTTGAAACATCTGCCCCTTACCTCCGATATCTTTACGACCTTACGTCCAGCGAGTCCCATAAGCGTCTTGGCGCTATAGAAGCCAAGCGCGATTATTAGGCGAGGCCTAATTGCCTTGATCTGTTCCACCAAATAGGGCAGGCAGGCCGCTATCTCGTCGTCAAGAGGTTCCCTATTGCCAGGCGGTCTACATTTGACCACATTGGTTATGAAGACGTCGCGCGCTCTGTCCACACCCAATTTGTTCAGAGCTTGAGTCAAGAGCCTCCCGGCGGCCCCCACGAAGGGCCTCCCCTCTTCGTCCTCCTTCTCGCCTGGGGCCTCGCCTACTATCATCACGCCCCTCTCCGCCCTCCCCTCCCCGGGCACTGGCCTTCTGCGGGTTTCGTGTAGCCTACATTTTGTGCACATCTGTATTTGTTTCGCTATCTCTTCAAGCCTCTCCACTACGCCGCTTCTTAATACCGACAATTAACTATTACTCTTTTTATTTCGCCGACGCCGAATTACGTGTTCTGGCGGCTGTTCTCGCCCGCTAAGGAGAAGGAGTTGCCCAAAATAGGGGGCAAGCCCGTGTATATAGCGAACGTCTTATTCTTAGGCACGGCGGAGAGAGGGGAGTTCGACGTGAGGCGCCACAAGCTCGTGGCTCTGTATGTAAAGGACGGCTCGGGCCAGCAGTACAGACTAGATACCAGCAACATCAAGGTCAAAATAAGCAGAGAGGGCATAGACCTAGACGTGTCGGCCGTGCCTAAATTTTTTGAGATAAAGATGAGAGAACTAAACGCGTTGGTGAAGCGCCTCGACGAGGAGAGAAAAAACATAGAGGAGTCCTACAGGAAGCTCGAAGAGGCCCTGATAAGGGGGAACATCAGCCTGCAGATATATGAGGACTCGAAGAAGCGGATAGCAGAAAAGGAGAAGAGGCTCGCCGCTTCTTGCATCGAGGCCGAGAAGAGCTTCATGGGCGTAAGCGACGCGTTGAAGAGGCTCCTGAACGATGTTGAGTCCAAGAGGGAAGCTCTGGAGGCCAAGAGGCTTCTCGACAAAATCGACAAAAACGAAGAGGAGATGTTGGCGAACCTCATAGCGCTTAGATCTAGCATTATGTCTATAGACCAAATGTTGAACACCCTATTG
This region includes:
- a CDS encoding DUF2070 family protein, whose product is MKRTFEEAYNNIFSDFPKILSYVLFLIILLDIFLKRGAIYIIAFIAFYSFFMAVGWKLWTKLGIFQVVSFSLGLAALFDLLLNRPPLHYVIISSVIASSMAMSLRCNSRIYLLPIGFTILFYLYIHDYALAIVASIYAVSMPLLKRYLSARVKGGNALCMFNAFIYSSVSAEGMFDHAFKPLGVKDRGKLHLYLIEGSSRHLFVVSDFHPGPFRNIGGGSLIEKLVARGLRSGYDVVFMHGVGGHERDPVSSEDVERIVNEVFRAASTIRPEGLVGGVEPERLEVDDIRVTTFSLGVGPPLAIVSRVHSASDDIPLYVAERIDRRGYILIDAQNKFDGPLRWDEKDISALQKALDGLQSKSCRDFKIGIGRADSSFVDPLRLELGAGGVAAIVTKCDGRKSLLVVFDGNNMDSEFYKKLQERYRSYDLVEAITTDTHASTGVGVGNGGYRTVGSGIRHEDLFKLVDRAVASAEASLGAGRGAYKEVEVEVEVFGNNFAQIRGVIESYKKLGAIMTTYLIVAPLLLASLF
- the udg gene encoding type-4 uracil-DNA glycosylase is translated as MERLEEIAKQIQMCTKCRLHETRRRPVPGEGRAERGVMIVGEAPGEKEDEEGRPFVGAAGRLLTQALNKLGVDRARDVFITNVVKCRPPGNREPLDDEIAACLPYLVEQIKAIRPRLIIALGFYSAKTLMGLAGRKVVKISEVRGRCFNVKIADVETAVCVTYHPAAALYNPGLRDVLEGDLAKFLGRSQGGLLKYL